The genomic interval AAAATGGAAAATGGAAATATATATTCTTATGATAATTGCAGGATTAATTGGTATTCTCTATAGAATTAAAAAATGCGGAGGCTGGGAAAATTATAAAGAAAAAGTAAAAAAAAGTATTTGGAATATGTAACTTAATTTCTAAAGTAATAATACATAGTATTCATTTCTTCCTGCAGTATTCCGATTTCCTTTTTTAAATCAATCTCTTGGCCAAATGACTCTGCGTATTGATTTTTAAAGTCTATAACTTCTGTGAGTAGCTTTGACTTATCAAACTTTGCTCCTTTTAATTCTAAAGCTTTCTTTGGATAATACTAAATGGCAAAACATGATACTACACTTCCAACTTGGGAAGATGTTAAGAAATATTCTAAAAAAATAAAGAATTTTATAGAAAACCTTTTCAAAGGATCAAATTTAAGAAAATAACTCTAAAGAAATTGGCTACGCTGACGGGGGACCTGGTATAAATCTTTTAAGAGAGGTACAGATTATAAAATTCAACAAGGAAAATACTTTAGAGGAAGTACAAAAAATATTTTCACAAATTCTAAAAAGAGAACTCCCGGTTCTTAAAAGTATCTGCTCCAATGTTCAGATTGTTCATTTAAGCCGTTGTTGGTCTTCCTGACCAACAACCACAAGAATATGAAAATCCTACCCTTTCCTAATTGACGAATTTATGTTAGCAAATAACACCTATCACTGAAATTTACCTTTCCCGCTTTTTTAAAATCCACTATCTAAACAAAAATTGCCGGCGAGAACTCCGCTAACACTTTCAGGCTTTGAAAGCAGCGGCACTGCACCGGCAACTAAAATTGAAATAATTTCAGATTTTCAAAAAAAATTCAGCTATTCATTATTATTGGCCCACCATTGAATAAAATTTTCCTTCTCCCTAATAATTAAATATATACCAGCCGCGCTTACTTTCATTTTTTTTGCTTCATCATATTTTGTAAAATCTCCGCTGCAAATTTTATAAATGACATCTTCAAAAGTATTTTTTAAGAATCCTGTATCGTAGTTTCCGGAGTCAGCTCTGAATCTGATGACTGATGGCTCATTATCGATGTATCCGCAGCGCTCCTTAAAGCTCTCAATAAGTCGAGCGCTATAGGATTTAAGATAAAAAAATCGGCTACAACCTCCTTAAGTTCAGAGTTCTTCAGTTTTGAAAATCCCTTGATATCTTCTTCGACATTGATTGAAAAAATAATACTGAGAAATTTTTCAATAAGTTTGTTTTCGCTAAGGGTTTTGATAAGGTCAGCGATAGTTGTTTTACCAAGGTCAGTTAGATTAACGGATTTGATTAAATCCATTATTTGATAATCCTGATCTAAAGTAAGTTCTTCTTGCGAGGCTTCAAGTCCGCAGGAGAATTTGTATTTTTTAATATTTTCTTCCAATTTTTTATTAAAATTTTTGAAAAAGTAGTTAAAGAATGTTGTTAAAATTCCATTAGTGGGTTTACATATACATTTTGTTGAAACTTATGTTCTAAGAATATTAACTACTTAGAATTTACAATGAATAATTAAATCAACAAAAGCTAATATAAGTTATTACGAAGAAAAATATTTTGAGGCAAAACTAATTTCCTATCGGTAATCCGTCTATCCAAATCGTTGTAACTGGATCCCAATTATCTTCACCAATTGCTGCTTTAAAATCCTGTTTACTTTCAAAGTTTGCAGGCATTGTCGCACCTGTTAATTTAGTTCCAATAAAATTCGCATTTAAGATACTTGCATCAGTAAATGAAACTTGAAATAATATTGCATTTTTAAAAGAACTATTCGACAAATTACTCCAATCAAATTTTACATTGGAAAGATTTGAGTTTTCAAAATTACAATTCTCTAAGTTAAGAGATTCAAATACAGAATTTGATAAATCCAGAAAGGAGAAATTAGAATTTACTATTTCATAGTCACCTGAGACCACCACTAAACCTTGAAATTTATTCAAATAATCACCTTTAATGTTGTAAATTAAGGCATTCATACTGTCAAATAATTCTTGCTCAGAAAATAATTTACTGAATCCTTCCAGATTATATAAATTCTCCTGAACTCCTGCATTGTCATTAAACGGATCTGTAACCGCACTTTGTATTTTTATTACAGAGGATGAAATGCCCTTTGCATTATTAAGGAAATATACAATATCTCCTACCTGGTATTTGGATTTTTGTGGTCTGCCTGCTAAAGCCATAATCTATGTATTTATCTTTCTATAATTGCGTAAAATTTATTCTGACTTGTTACAGCGCTGCCTGAATCGACAGTCTCTCCTGCAGGAACAAGTGTATCTGTTGTAACTGTGACATTGCTTTCCATTGGCTGCACGCTCATCTCAAGCACAATATTTTGAGGATTATCCGGTGACTTAAGAGTCATTGTAGGAATAATATTCACCTGCGGGAAATAGAATGTTTGTTTTTTCCCGTTAACGACTCCGTTATTATAATAAACCGGATAAACATTATCTCTTAGCACATCAATAAGCTCCAGTTCGTCTTTTGATGTTTGCGCAAGGGTAACGGTGAGCTTCACTCTTCTCTTTCCGTCAATATCAATTGAATTCCCATCTGCAAAAGTTATTTCTTGCGAGTCAGTTTTATCTTCAAGAGTACCCGTTATGATATGACCTAACGGATGCCACTGTGCTCCGAAATAAATCTGTAAATCATTTCCGCCAAAAAGACGGATTCTTTTTGTATTTTTTGCGTAAGTTGCCATTTATATTTTTTTTAATTTTATGATGGTGTTGAAGTGGTTATTGCTGAAGTTAATGAACTTTTTGATGCATATACCTGTGAGCTGGAAAATTTCACTGTATAGCCTTCAAAAAAATATGAATTTACCTGTATACCGTTCGAATCGTTATTTGGATTTGAAACATCCGATACAGTTTTAATTATTTTTGCTTTAGCCGGTACGTTATTATAAATGAACCAGCCGAATTCTCCGACTTGTAAACTTGTCGGAACAGGTTTGTTTGAGATTGGCATGAATTGTTAGTTTTAATTTTATTCTAAAGGATCTGATGGAGTTAGACCCGGGAAATCAATCAATATCCCTACTAAAGTACTTTGGTATGTTAAAAGTAATTGATAACTGCTAAACAGATATTCAGATTCGAACGGTCTTGAAAATCCTTCAAGGTGATATATCGTTTTTGTCACCCCTGAAGAGTCTGAATTCGGATTAGTAACTTCGGTTGATGTACTTACAATTTTTGCTTTCTGAAGAACATTATTGTAAATAAAATAAGCCTCACTGCCTACTTGCAAACTAGTTGGTGCCGGTTTTCCCGATAGTGGCATTTTCTAATTATTTTGATTTATAAAATTCTTTTATTTCTTCGTCATATGTTTCAAACTTCTTATTCATAGTTTTTTTCATTTCACTCATAGTTTCACTTATATGTTTATACTCTGCTTTTATTGATTCTATTTCCGTTTTCATTTCAAAAAAACATCCCATTATTCCGCAGGCAAGGATAAGAATTTTTATAAATTCCCACGTGAAATATTTTGATAAGTTACTTGTATTATTTTCCGGCGGCATCTGTAATTATTGTTTTAATTTCTTGAAGCATCGCTTGCTGATATTCCTGTTATTAATCCGCCTACTCCAAGACAAATGTAACCCGCGCTTTGCATTACCCTGCCTGTTGAACTAATCAACGATGTACCAAGTGCCATTAGCAAACCGCCAAATGTTGTTTTCCAATTCTGCATAAATTATTAGTGAGCTTTGCTCAGTCCCGTCCTTCAGCGGGCTCCTTTTGATTTAAATATTGAGATTATTGATACGAATATTTTTGCAAGCTTTTCTAAAATTCCCACGCTTTGCTCTATATCATCTATAGTTCCTGATGACTTGGTTTCACTTGTTACCTTACTCATTTAATTTTTCGCTCCCCTTCAATTTTCTTTCTTCCAGTTCAATATATTTATTCAGTAAATCAATGCACCACTGCAAACCGATGTACTGATTTTTACTTGATACTGTTTCCTGAAGCTTTGCAAAATATTCCCTGTCCGATAAGTACATTTTCAATTGCAGACTGTCATTAACGGATTTCCCCGCAAAATTTGTTTGTGAGTAGACTTCTTTCCCTATGCATGCATCTGTGAAAGCAATAAATGTTAACATTATCGCTATTAACAATGCACCTGCAATTGGAAGTACTGTTATTCTTCTTTTTATCATTTCTGATTTTTCAATTAAAATAATTTATATACACCGCTTGCTGTGCAGCTTACAGTGTATGCTGAATTATACGATACTGACTTTGTTCCCGCATCATCTATTGTCCCAGCTGTAGAGAGCGTCACCGTATTACCTGTGTTATCAATTCTCTTTATCTTATAATTATAATTTCTCAGTGTAGCATCGTTGGGAAAAGTCAGCGTTACGTTCCCGCCCGTAGCATCGATTAGTATCTTTCCGGGAAACGATGCCGTCACTGTTGTCGAGCTTGTAATCGTTGTGTCTCTTATACTAACGTTATTCGTAAATGCAGTTGTATAATAAAGCGAAGCGCTCCCCAGTGAAAATGTATTCAATACCGTCGGCAAATGAGTACCCGCATTTATTGTTGCTCCTGTGCCGCCGGTTGTATTTACTACAAGAAGATTCCCAGCGCTTGGTGCTGAAAGCTGCGTTCTCCCCGTAAATGTTATCCCGTTGTTAGGACCTGCGGTAATATCGCTTTGAGAAATTACAGTGGAAGCCGTTAATCTTCCGTCTCTTCTTACTGAGAATACCGAACTAGAGTTCAATTGAAGGTCCATCAGATTATGGTTCATAGAATTCAACGAAGTCTCGGTAGCATTTAAAAATATTCCGGTTGCTGTTCCTGACTGTACACCCGAGTTGTTTATTGTATAAGAAATATTCAGAGGCCGAAAATTTGCAGAACCTGTTCCCGCAGCAAACGTTCCGTTTACATCAACAATTTCCGATGTACCGCTTGTAATACTTACATTTGATATCGGTCTTAAATTTAATCCGATTATAGAACCGGTTCCCAAGTTCCACACTGTTGAAGCGCCGGTATTCCTTGCCTGAACATTATTTGTAAAGATGTTTTGTCCTATAGTAACTCCTCCGACTTTATCAACTTTAAATACCGATGTGGAATTTACCT from Bacteroidota bacterium carries:
- a CDS encoding pentapeptide repeat-containing protein, encoding MALAGRPQKSKYQVGDIVYFLNNAKGISSSVIKIQSAVTDPFNDNAGVQENLYNLEGFSKLFSEQELFDSMNALIYNIKGDYLNKFQGLVVVSGDYEIVNSNFSFLDLSNSVFESLNLENCNFENSNLSNVKFDWSNLSNSSFKNAILFQVSFTDASILNANFIGTKLTGATMPANFESKQDFKAAIGEDNWDPVTTIWIDGLPIGN